One segment of Tetrapisispora phaffii CBS 4417 chromosome 1, complete genome DNA contains the following:
- the DPB4 gene encoding DNA polymerase epsilon noncatalytic subunit (similar to Saccharomyces cerevisiae DPB4 (YDR121W); ancestral locus Anc_8.275): MPPKGWKKDSEGKYPTTSYVKEQENVTIQDLLFPRSVAVSLAKEGANSILGPGVSEQDVDVANVDEEQVGESDAPKKTKSNSVMINKDASLAVQRSATVFVNHLLMFARDMAKQKGRKSCNADDVMEALEVIGYAGFKPMIREKLDDFQSIQTLRKQRKTPSNPQGDEQGGEQEQEQETNSQTIEIDEQETKKLKTDTDE, translated from the coding sequence ATGCCACCAAAAGGTTGGAAGAAAGATTCAGAAGGAAAATATCCAACTACTTCTTATGTGAAGGAACAGGAAAATGTTACGATTCAAGATCTGTTGTTTCCCAGGAGTGTTGCCGTAAGTTTGGCAAAAGAGGGTGCCAATTCGATTCTTGGCCCAGGTGTTTCAGAACAGGATGTGGATGTTGCAAATGTTGACGAAGAACAAGTTGGTGAGTCTGACGCTCCTAAGAAGACTAAAAGTAATTCTGTCATGATTAATAAGGATGCTAGTCTTGCTGTACAGAGAAGTGCTACGGTATTTGTCAACCATTTGTTGATGTTTGCTAGAGATATGGCAAAACAAAAGGGTAGGAAGAGTTGCAATGCAGATGATGTCATGGAAGCACTGGAGGTGATTGGTTATGCTGGTTTTAAACCAATGATAAGAGAAAAATTAGATGATTTCCAGTCGATTCAAACATTGAGAAAGCAAAGGAAGACTCCTTCAAATCCTCAAGGTGATGAACAAGGAGGGGAGCAAGAACAGGAGCAGGAAACCAATAGTCAAActa